Proteins encoded together in one Pseudoalteromonas xiamenensis window:
- a CDS encoding ABC transporter ATP-binding protein, with amino-acid sequence MLKAENLSKIYRTDTVLTTVFDNLSFEVETGEFVAITGPSGAGKTTLLNTLGLLENFQKGNLYINDQNVASLSDKALSTLRNTHIGFVFQNFNLLPELSVLDNVSLPLEIAGIAKAKANQEAKQQLEYMGLLGRCHHKPNQLSGGQQQRVAIARALVSAPQLILADEPTGNLNSAMAQEIMLLLKRINDEGTTIIMVTHDDVLAKMASRTIELMDGKILNANEKGFVECA; translated from the coding sequence ATGCTTAAAGCAGAAAATTTATCAAAAATTTACCGAACAGACACTGTACTAACAACCGTCTTTGACAACCTTTCTTTCGAAGTTGAGACCGGCGAGTTTGTTGCCATTACAGGACCTTCCGGAGCAGGTAAAACAACGCTTTTAAACACATTAGGTTTACTTGAAAATTTTCAAAAAGGAAATTTGTACATCAACGATCAAAACGTTGCTTCATTGAGCGACAAAGCACTTTCAACCTTACGCAACACCCATATTGGATTCGTATTCCAGAATTTTAATTTACTTCCTGAGCTGTCCGTATTAGATAATGTCTCGCTCCCACTAGAAATCGCAGGCATCGCTAAAGCTAAAGCTAATCAAGAAGCCAAACAACAACTTGAGTATATGGGCTTGCTTGGTCGCTGTCATCACAAGCCAAACCAACTTTCTGGAGGACAACAGCAACGTGTCGCGATTGCTAGAGCGCTTGTCAGTGCTCCTCAACTAATTCTTGCCGATGAACCCACTGGTAATCTTAATTCTGCAATGGCACAAGAAATCATGCTGTTATTAAAAAGAATTAATGACGAAGGGACTACAATTATTATGGTAACTCATGACGATGTGTTAGCTAAAATGGCGAGTCGAACGATTGAATTAATGGATGGAAAAATATTGAACGCAAACGAAAAAGGGTTTGTCGAATGCGCTTAA
- a CDS encoding ABC transporter ATP-binding protein, producing the protein MNIITTTAISKSFAKQVAKSPNGSFATRFKELFSSPTIKTRVLNNIDLQVEAGEFIGLLGSNGSGKSTLLKLLTGILIPDSGSIEILGLNPVTDRKKYTANIGVVFGQKSLLWWNVPIIESFKLYASIYRLSAKERDSRIEELSALLGLGEILFSPPRKLSLGQRMKAEIAASLLHKPSLIFLDEPTIALDPVSRINLMNFLYDLNQNEGTTILFTSHNMADVHNYCKRCVILNDGSVIYDGKTEELIAFENYKTLELKTESDFDIALLSDFEYEQIDSNWYKIKASYNDIHKAFSSLAFNKAVTDLNVSPPTLDSAVSHFMKKSEAYKNAS; encoded by the coding sequence ATGAATATAATTACAACAACCGCTATCTCTAAGTCATTTGCTAAACAAGTTGCAAAATCACCCAATGGCAGTTTTGCAACCAGATTCAAAGAGTTATTTTCATCCCCAACGATTAAGACTCGTGTTCTAAATAATATTGACTTGCAGGTTGAAGCGGGTGAATTTATTGGACTACTCGGCTCTAATGGGTCAGGTAAGTCCACACTTCTCAAGTTGCTGACGGGGATTTTAATCCCCGACAGTGGCTCTATTGAAATTTTGGGTTTAAACCCGGTCACTGATCGCAAAAAGTATACCGCAAACATCGGTGTTGTATTTGGTCAAAAAAGTCTGCTCTGGTGGAATGTACCTATTATAGAATCATTTAAGTTGTACGCTTCTATATATCGATTGAGTGCAAAAGAACGTGATTCCAGAATTGAGGAGCTTTCAGCTCTTCTTGGCTTGGGAGAGATATTATTTTCACCTCCAAGAAAATTGTCCTTAGGACAAAGAATGAAAGCTGAAATAGCGGCGTCTCTACTTCACAAACCTTCACTTATTTTTCTTGATGAGCCAACTATAGCCTTGGACCCAGTATCTCGTATTAACTTAATGAATTTTCTTTATGATCTAAACCAGAATGAGGGCACTACTATCCTATTCACTTCACATAACATGGCTGACGTTCACAATTATTGTAAACGTTGTGTCATTTTAAATGATGGTAGTGTTATTTATGATGGAAAAACTGAAGAACTCATTGCTTTCGAAAACTACAAGACATTGGAGCTGAAAACGGAATCCGATTTCGATATAGCGCTTCTCAGTGATTTTGAATATGAGCAAATTGATTCAAATTGGTACAAGATAAAAGCCTCATACAACGATATACATAAAGCATTTTCGTCGCTCGCATTCAATAAAGCGGTGACAGACCTAAATGTTTCCCCTCCAACACTAGATAGTGCGGTAAGTCATTTTATGAAAAAGTCAGAGGCCTATAAAAATGCATCTTGA
- a CDS encoding peptidylprolyl isomerase has product MRFSVVIWVVGFALPLFAHASVETKPLEMLLVNVQKASGQNTSQQQVHERLIENEFLFQELNTYAATLVTRQSQVGFSNRYHAEQLAMTLLINNFGDITYQSLTPQQTSPFDKAWLMKALGTYPVSGVYDKSALSVLDSIQLKGLPFALSMKDIVETLSMQKRLRLHQGETQVLYAELDRRFRMLQLQNVHAKKLKDLGISYDALYHVALTEIVRAPAQAYFGLKQQMHGERSEYVEHLKGKISNADISNFYKENKTRFRYVASVEAWAGLFSSRKLAEQCRNLAQDKAAPKTVLNCAQDKPLELLSPTIKRETIRGNWAAQAAFNLPEDTLSQPIRTPEGKWLVIATGKRVYDYYLEHSETVKYQATTALLTQVALKTFEDKFSRWKQTL; this is encoded by the coding sequence TGCGAGCGTCGAGACTAAACCACTTGAAATGTTGCTTGTGAACGTCCAAAAAGCGAGCGGTCAAAACACCTCTCAACAGCAAGTGCACGAACGTTTGATTGAAAACGAGTTCCTTTTTCAAGAATTAAACACGTACGCTGCAACACTCGTCACGAGACAATCTCAAGTCGGCTTTAGCAATCGCTACCATGCTGAACAACTTGCTATGACGCTGTTAATAAATAATTTTGGTGATATTACCTATCAATCTTTAACGCCTCAGCAGACCTCACCGTTTGATAAAGCTTGGCTGATGAAAGCACTTGGTACGTACCCGGTTTCCGGTGTATACGACAAAAGCGCGTTATCAGTGCTCGACTCGATTCAATTGAAAGGCTTGCCCTTTGCTCTTTCGATGAAAGACATTGTAGAGACTCTCTCAATGCAGAAACGTCTGCGACTGCACCAAGGCGAAACTCAAGTACTCTATGCAGAATTAGACCGACGCTTTCGGATGTTGCAATTGCAAAATGTGCACGCCAAGAAACTAAAGGACTTAGGCATAAGTTACGACGCACTTTATCACGTTGCCCTAACTGAAATAGTACGTGCACCCGCACAAGCCTATTTTGGACTAAAACAACAGATGCACGGCGAACGCAGTGAATATGTTGAACATCTTAAAGGTAAAATATCGAATGCTGACATTTCGAATTTCTATAAAGAAAACAAGACCAGATTTCGCTATGTTGCTTCAGTTGAAGCTTGGGCTGGCTTGTTTAGTTCAAGAAAGCTCGCCGAACAATGTCGAAACTTAGCGCAAGATAAGGCCGCACCAAAAACCGTACTTAACTGCGCACAAGATAAGCCCCTTGAACTGCTTTCACCCACAATTAAGCGGGAAACAATTAGGGGTAACTGGGCCGCACAAGCCGCATTCAATTTACCTGAAGATACGCTTTCACAACCGATACGCACACCAGAGGGAAAATGGCTTGTAATTGCAACGGGAAAACGAGTGTACGACTACTATCTTGAACATAGCGAAACAGTGAAGTATCAAGCAACAACGGCATTACTCACTCAAGTTGCTTTAAAAACGTTTGAAGACAAATTTAGTCGTTGGAAACAAACACTGTGA
- a CDS encoding ABC-2 family transporter protein, with translation MHLDTFYSFLRLSFKDLSVFRSDFFISIIHLIIYQGIFILFWDALLGKIGVDLGAWDQGSLSLLVLTGLIFSSIRLLFYGFTTMSEKVVTGTIDKYLCRPISPIWALLAEDTKIWASFHSLFTCLLLFIALDLNYHFVFSVKNAFYFMFSVVLGSLTLVLFEGVVSLSSFWFGRTDKIFYLVNSFADFQRYPISLFPSFIQHLLMWVIPIALVSSIPVMFLFGKFESPEILLLAQTILMLTWFFLFIYLWKKALKNYDSVGG, from the coding sequence ATGCATCTTGATACCTTTTACAGTTTTTTGAGACTGTCTTTTAAAGACCTATCCGTATTTCGCTCTGATTTTTTTATCAGCATTATCCACTTAATAATATACCAAGGTATCTTCATTCTATTTTGGGATGCTTTACTTGGAAAGATAGGTGTCGACCTTGGTGCTTGGGATCAAGGTTCTTTATCACTTCTTGTTTTGACAGGATTAATATTTTCTTCTATTCGATTACTCTTTTACGGCTTCACTACAATGAGCGAAAAAGTAGTGACTGGCACGATCGACAAGTACCTGTGTAGACCTATTTCGCCTATTTGGGCATTGCTGGCTGAGGATACAAAAATTTGGGCTTCGTTTCATTCTTTATTTACATGTTTACTGTTGTTCATTGCCTTAGACTTAAACTACCACTTTGTATTCTCTGTAAAAAACGCCTTTTACTTTATGTTTTCTGTCGTCCTTGGTAGTTTAACACTTGTGCTATTTGAAGGAGTTGTATCGCTATCCTCATTTTGGTTTGGAAGAACTGATAAAATATTTTATCTGGTCAATAGTTTTGCTGACTTCCAACGATACCCTATATCTCTATTCCCATCTTTTATTCAACATTTGCTGATGTGGGTTATTCCTATTGCATTAGTTTCATCTATCCCAGTGATGTTTCTATTTGGTAAATTTGAATCGCCTGAAATCTTATTATTAGCTCAAACCATTCTAATGCTAACTTGGTTTTTTCTGTTCATATACCTCTGGAAGAAAGCATTAAAAAATTACGACTCAGTTGGAGGTTGA
- a CDS encoding winged helix-turn-helix domain-containing protein, translated as MHIVVNEQNVGLEPKVFAVLLYLFDNKDRYVSVSELHDNLWNGTLVCDAAVRRCISKLRQVLSDNPKEPRFIRSTPKRGYKLVCHVNFVDEEIPVHIEALNEHTHETAKQRLSKVSYIHAKVIVACAIAIILFLGTVSVLIFVEKPEDIQIIQSLPGDKVAIAKSRTGKLAYAGSLSQKDGYQIFYASDGINTVPISSDAHFPISLSFSNDEKKLYFIDLIEGNSSLNSVSIEDQKVDVLLRDYYLISDLVNVEKDNALYFTGTKFPSEPIVLNRYDTTTKEVSPVTFSPNKELNDLQVAVSPSAEKIAVVRFDSFQNRYDIRVLDRRNNKRVFGKVLDDAVFDVQWVNENEIIYSSSLGLHKLHLINASSELVVADEKLGIFTYDQLNNSVIAIGRKKSEALYYERELPVSNFETTRILKLEDDTIQMFDSNADDARIVIIERDNVNEINKVDLQGNHSKPLYASDSQLTGLMGSGAEPIFLFLEGNQLVYLDYENSSIERITSSDIYVGDATLSNNGEYVYFTTKGENNWELVRHKVGSGENIKLLDNFKYVRTMGNRLVVVKESGEMYLLNLADNNLENLNRVAILSGNTFWDVIGNSVIWSEHDLVDVSFFQLDLSNVEQPELTKTQFSYQLVKPKFSVLKKEMKVVLRSDSGDSSELLSIPL; from the coding sequence ATGCACATAGTAGTAAATGAGCAAAATGTCGGTCTAGAACCAAAAGTGTTTGCTGTACTTTTATACTTGTTTGACAACAAAGATAGATATGTTTCTGTGAGTGAACTACATGACAATCTATGGAATGGAACTCTTGTATGTGACGCAGCAGTTAGACGTTGTATTAGTAAGTTAAGGCAAGTATTAAGTGACAACCCTAAAGAACCTAGGTTTATTCGATCAACACCCAAGCGCGGATACAAGCTTGTTTGTCATGTAAATTTCGTGGACGAAGAAATACCGGTACACATTGAGGCTTTAAATGAACATACACATGAAACTGCGAAACAGAGATTATCTAAAGTATCTTACATACACGCTAAAGTCATAGTCGCTTGTGCAATCGCCATAATTCTATTTTTGGGGACGGTTAGCGTACTAATATTTGTTGAAAAACCAGAAGATATTCAGATTATCCAATCATTACCTGGCGACAAAGTAGCAATCGCCAAAAGTCGCACGGGGAAACTTGCTTATGCAGGTAGTCTGTCTCAAAAAGATGGGTATCAGATATTTTATGCTAGTGACGGTATAAACACTGTACCAATTTCAAGTGACGCTCACTTTCCAATCAGTCTGTCGTTTTCGAATGACGAAAAAAAACTGTATTTTATCGATCTAATAGAAGGGAATAGTTCACTCAATTCTGTTTCAATCGAAGACCAGAAAGTCGACGTTCTATTGCGGGATTACTACTTGATTAGCGACCTCGTTAATGTGGAAAAGGATAATGCGTTGTATTTTACAGGCACTAAGTTCCCATCTGAACCAATCGTGTTAAATCGATACGATACCACGACAAAAGAAGTAAGTCCGGTTACCTTCAGCCCTAATAAAGAGCTAAACGACTTACAAGTAGCTGTGTCGCCAAGTGCTGAAAAAATTGCTGTTGTTCGTTTTGATAGTTTTCAGAATCGATATGATATCCGAGTTCTTGATAGAAGAAATAATAAGAGAGTATTCGGGAAAGTATTAGACGACGCTGTATTTGACGTGCAATGGGTAAATGAGAACGAGATTATCTATTCCTCCAGTTTAGGTCTGCATAAACTCCACTTAATAAACGCAAGCTCTGAGCTTGTTGTCGCGGACGAAAAATTAGGCATCTTTACCTATGATCAGTTAAACAATTCAGTTATCGCAATTGGAAGAAAAAAATCCGAAGCGCTCTATTACGAGCGTGAATTGCCAGTATCTAATTTCGAAACTACACGGATTCTGAAACTTGAAGACGACACAATACAAATGTTTGATTCAAACGCAGACGATGCGCGTATTGTGATTATCGAACGGGATAATGTGAACGAAATTAATAAAGTTGATTTGCAAGGAAATCATTCGAAGCCACTCTATGCATCCGATTCGCAATTGACAGGCTTAATGGGAAGTGGAGCTGAGCCCATTTTTCTATTTTTAGAAGGCAACCAACTTGTATATTTAGATTACGAAAACTCAAGTATTGAGCGTATTACTTCGAGTGACATATATGTTGGTGATGCAACTTTGTCCAATAATGGTGAATACGTTTACTTCACCACGAAAGGCGAAAATAACTGGGAGTTAGTACGCCATAAAGTGGGAAGCGGCGAAAATATCAAGCTATTAGATAATTTCAAGTATGTTCGAACAATGGGGAATAGGTTGGTCGTTGTAAAAGAAAGCGGAGAAATGTACCTTCTTAATTTAGCTGATAACAACCTCGAAAACCTAAATAGAGTTGCAATACTTTCTGGAAACACGTTTTGGGATGTCATTGGAAATAGTGTTATTTGGTCAGAACACGATTTAGTTGACGTGTCCTTTTTTCAACTTGATCTGTCGAATGTTGAACAACCAGAGCTGACGAAAACTCAATTCAGCTACCAATTGGTAAAACCGAAATTCAGTGTTTTGAAAAAAGAAATGAAAGTGGTTTTGCGTAGTGATTCGGGAGATAGTTCTGAGCTTCTATCGATCCCTTTGTAG
- a CDS encoding radical SAM/SPASM domain-containing protein — protein MVQALKKDILLSSQEEEGIVYLERQLPDSSKVQIKIHPLQAFIMTLFDGTRETDEAIHVLSEVMELGLEEAKDIVNKVLDRYSLFFSELEKTSIAYTSHNPGDFIFKGDDSIILSSREDAPSAMIWVVTEDCNRKCKYCYKDAKYIENGFATDIKFPYSRVVKVIDEAALIGVNRLIFTGGEPLLRPDLPEIITHTIEQNIVPVVITKYRIEGELMERLSASGLEDIHISLDSIDPEDVLELVGVENALEDMLVSIRECVKHGIKVILRPVMTAINVEKLEKTIDTTYQMGVRHFIIDVYGQTCGRHEPKFLLTKEHEIKLMSDVEILRKRYPRAIFSFNFEQKTDKGTKGCMEGLRGITVQPDGTAVKCEHIAPGPHNTFGNLNESGLLDIWISEKTKEIVIPSRKFFKGTACYKCDLFRDCNYVRGRCTVSAKSKFGTIHAPDVYCPIGEFKRSNHIDVKIVSA, from the coding sequence ATGGTACAGGCGCTAAAGAAAGACATTCTGCTTTCTTCCCAAGAAGAAGAAGGAATTGTTTACCTTGAAAGACAACTTCCAGACAGTTCAAAAGTTCAAATAAAAATTCATCCGTTGCAAGCTTTTATCATGACACTTTTTGATGGTACACGAGAGACTGATGAAGCAATTCATGTACTCTCTGAAGTCATGGAATTAGGGTTGGAAGAAGCCAAAGATATCGTCAATAAAGTATTAGATAGATACAGCCTTTTTTTCAGTGAATTAGAGAAAACGTCAATAGCTTATACTTCTCATAATCCAGGTGACTTTATTTTTAAAGGTGATGACTCCATCATTTTAAGTAGTCGAGAAGATGCTCCTAGTGCCATGATTTGGGTCGTGACCGAAGATTGCAACCGCAAATGTAAGTATTGCTATAAAGATGCAAAATACATTGAAAACGGCTTCGCTACTGACATTAAATTTCCATATAGTCGCGTTGTAAAAGTAATAGATGAAGCAGCTCTGATAGGTGTCAATCGTCTGATATTTACAGGTGGAGAACCACTGCTCAGGCCTGACCTTCCCGAAATTATTACACATACCATTGAACAGAACATCGTTCCTGTCGTTATTACCAAATATCGTATAGAAGGCGAGTTGATGGAACGCCTGTCCGCAAGTGGCCTTGAAGATATACACATCAGTCTCGATTCGATTGATCCCGAAGACGTACTTGAATTAGTAGGCGTAGAAAATGCACTTGAAGATATGTTGGTGTCAATTCGCGAATGCGTGAAACATGGAATAAAAGTAATTCTCCGTCCAGTGATGACCGCTATCAATGTTGAAAAACTAGAAAAAACAATTGATACAACTTACCAAATGGGTGTACGTCACTTCATCATTGACGTCTACGGACAAACTTGTGGCCGTCACGAGCCAAAATTTTTACTAACGAAAGAACACGAAATTAAACTCATGTCTGATGTAGAAATTTTACGTAAACGCTATCCCCGCGCCATTTTCTCTTTCAATTTCGAGCAAAAAACAGACAAAGGGACTAAAGGCTGTATGGAGGGTCTGAGGGGGATTACCGTTCAACCAGACGGAACGGCTGTCAAATGTGAGCACATTGCACCTGGCCCACACAACACATTTGGAAATCTGAACGAGAGTGGATTGTTGGACATTTGGATTTCTGAAAAAACCAAAGAAATCGTTATTCCAAGTCGTAAATTCTTCAAAGGTACAGCATGCTACAAATGCGATTTGTTTAGAGATTGTAATTACGTTCGTGGACGTTGCACTGTTTCAGCTAAAAGTAAATTCGGCACAATCCACGCGCCTGATGTGTATTGTCCAATAGGTGAATTTAAACGTTCGAATCATATCGATGTAAAAATCGTTTCAGCATAA
- a CDS encoding radical SAM/SPASM domain-containing protein, protein MFANCYPKLKPKSRLTKETNRVVLYEVDRGEKFLSLHPIHALALTLCDGSSSFEAISTGLSEVFDYSPLQAKELVSDLLKQAYEFIDLGSEPYSELNDRYDPSEFVYEPTEAKWTNKLEVPNTVVWMTTNRCPADCVYCVIPTLKANEFAPNELNTEQAFHFLKECVDLGVKYINLHGGDPFLRKDMVEIIEYLLSNDIFVDVSTKMPLRESLIERLAKAGLDTLQVSVDSNLPKLADEIVRVKNWLPKINQTIDLCQKYNLKVRANIVVTTKNINGIPSLLNYLINRKNIKDIGMSAYLRSEHKHDDSLLITQEQRERLIQQVNEISAQYPDVKIGNISAISERDISLSIPGFGSCSGGKTALVVGSDGECATCDRTMPYSEARIGNVKESSIADIWNGNALEYLLDPPMEAYKGTSCYECDHFQQCNVRQRCFYRARLINGKLFAPDYLCAKLPEPPIEMF, encoded by the coding sequence GTGTTTGCTAATTGTTATCCAAAATTAAAACCAAAATCGAGACTAACAAAAGAAACAAACCGTGTTGTATTGTACGAGGTAGACCGTGGAGAGAAATTTTTATCTCTTCACCCTATTCATGCATTAGCACTTACACTTTGTGATGGAAGTTCGAGTTTCGAAGCTATTTCGACAGGATTATCTGAAGTTTTTGATTATTCTCCCTTACAAGCTAAGGAATTAGTCAGTGATTTATTGAAGCAAGCTTATGAGTTTATCGATCTAGGATCTGAGCCGTATTCTGAATTAAACGACCGCTACGATCCGTCAGAATTTGTTTATGAGCCTACAGAAGCAAAATGGACGAATAAACTAGAAGTACCTAATACTGTCGTCTGGATGACGACAAATCGGTGTCCTGCAGATTGTGTATATTGCGTGATACCAACACTCAAAGCCAATGAGTTTGCCCCGAATGAACTTAACACCGAACAAGCGTTTCACTTCCTAAAAGAATGTGTTGACCTTGGTGTAAAATATATCAACTTACACGGTGGTGATCCATTTCTCAGAAAAGACATGGTCGAAATTATCGAGTATTTACTTTCAAATGATATTTTCGTCGATGTTTCAACGAAGATGCCACTGCGGGAATCGCTCATTGAGCGCCTAGCTAAAGCTGGATTAGATACCTTACAAGTTAGTGTAGACAGTAATTTGCCTAAGCTTGCTGACGAGATCGTGCGTGTTAAAAACTGGCTACCTAAAATCAATCAAACCATCGATCTTTGTCAAAAATACAATTTAAAGGTTCGAGCGAATATCGTAGTCACAACAAAAAATATTAACGGCATTCCTTCGCTGCTGAATTATCTGATTAATCGGAAAAACATAAAAGATATTGGTATGTCGGCCTATTTACGCTCCGAGCATAAGCATGATGACTCATTGCTTATTACTCAAGAACAGCGTGAACGACTAATTCAACAAGTTAATGAAATATCAGCTCAATATCCTGATGTCAAAATAGGTAATATTTCAGCAATCAGCGAACGTGATATCTCGCTTTCTATTCCTGGGTTTGGATCCTGTTCCGGAGGTAAAACTGCATTGGTTGTTGGCTCAGATGGTGAATGTGCAACCTGCGACAGAACCATGCCTTATTCGGAAGCCCGCATCGGAAATGTGAAAGAGTCATCGATAGCCGATATTTGGAACGGCAACGCTCTTGAATATTTACTCGACCCGCCGATGGAAGCTTACAAAGGAACATCTTGCTATGAATGTGACCACTTTCAGCAATGCAATGTAAGACAACGATGCTTCTATCGCGCAAGGTTAATTAATGGAAAACTGTTTGCACCTGATTACCTTTGCGCAAAATTACCTGAGCCACCTATCGAAATGTTTTGA
- a CDS encoding radical SAM/SPASM domain-containing protein, whose translation MKYFGKLAHVEHKNGQYYLQYLPTIQGEVGPRLPLHPLVVFILIKLDEQKTVAEVVSELTQSFDISSNDAQEITDDVDVVFERHFSEQTPDPERLNVDKPMLMSMINELRTLGEFKTRNTVFIGNRSPFPLTLQWLVTDYCNRKCVYCYQGAPLSSKASDSIVDENVIKRLIREAAQLGTKEIFLTGGEPLLREGIYDIIVYALEQGLTPDFVTKQFINEHDAQKMAKAGLKDAYLSIDSLEKDSASELTGIGGFARKISQSVQNLVSAGIRVHAKSLLTSINAHAYKETLELLESLGASSITIDTYSDNLQRHDDKLRASTDQLQVVQSIVDDFKASNPDLTVYYRSDFSVNDLNYDIDGFICHNGRTQLLFYPNGDISKCDKKLPGGDMIVGSVLNQSVFDAWYSDSLLESLDPPREKYKGTPCFSCDYFDTCNIRGRCYYGAYMSTGTLYGPQEGACKFMVGVKSVC comes from the coding sequence ATGAAATATTTTGGCAAGCTTGCACATGTAGAACATAAGAATGGGCAATATTACTTACAGTACTTACCAACGATTCAAGGTGAAGTTGGACCTCGACTTCCTCTCCATCCTCTAGTCGTTTTCATACTAATTAAATTAGATGAACAGAAAACCGTCGCCGAGGTCGTATCAGAGCTCACGCAATCATTTGATATTAGCAGCAATGACGCACAAGAAATCACTGACGATGTCGATGTCGTCTTTGAACGACATTTTTCAGAGCAAACACCTGATCCAGAACGTTTAAATGTCGATAAGCCAATGTTGATGTCAATGATTAATGAACTGAGAACACTCGGGGAATTTAAGACTCGGAACACTGTTTTCATAGGAAATCGCTCCCCGTTCCCGCTTACGTTACAGTGGCTGGTTACTGATTATTGTAATCGTAAGTGCGTTTACTGCTATCAAGGTGCACCACTAAGCAGTAAGGCCAGTGATTCGATAGTTGACGAAAACGTCATCAAACGACTTATCCGAGAAGCCGCTCAGCTCGGTACAAAAGAAATTTTCTTAACAGGTGGAGAACCTCTGTTGCGAGAGGGTATTTACGACATCATCGTTTATGCTTTAGAGCAAGGTCTTACGCCGGATTTCGTTACTAAGCAATTCATCAATGAACACGATGCACAAAAAATGGCTAAAGCCGGCCTCAAAGATGCCTATCTTAGCATTGATAGCCTTGAAAAAGATTCGGCATCGGAACTTACCGGCATTGGTGGATTTGCTCGCAAAATATCTCAATCGGTTCAAAATTTAGTCTCTGCAGGTATTCGTGTGCACGCAAAATCCTTGCTGACTTCGATAAACGCACATGCCTACAAAGAAACGCTAGAGCTTCTAGAAAGTCTGGGGGCTTCATCAATCACAATTGATACCTATTCGGACAATCTTCAAAGGCACGATGACAAACTAAGAGCATCAACTGATCAATTACAGGTAGTTCAATCAATCGTTGATGACTTCAAAGCAAGCAATCCAGATCTTACTGTTTATTATCGCTCAGATTTCAGTGTAAACGACCTAAATTACGATATTGATGGCTTTATCTGCCACAACGGCCGAACGCAATTATTGTTTTATCCAAATGGAGACATTTCTAAATGCGATAAAAAGTTGCCGGGTGGCGACATGATTGTGGGTAGTGTTTTAAATCAAAGTGTATTCGACGCATGGTACAGCGACAGCTTACTCGAATCTCTCGATCCACCTCGAGAAAAATACAAAGGTACGCCATGTTTCAGTTGTGATTACTTTGACACCTGTAACATTCGAGGACGTTGTTATTACGGAGCATATATGTCAACCGGAACACTTTATGGTCCACAAGAAGGTGCATGTAAATTTATGGTAGGAGTTAAAAGTGTTTGCTAA